One Panicum virgatum strain AP13 chromosome 9K, P.virgatum_v5, whole genome shotgun sequence genomic region harbors:
- the LOC120648512 gene encoding UDP-glycosyltransferase 73C7-like has protein sequence MGGPIPHGCLSPPQPTPEKEAQPIHREPSAPTTKPSRDMSPPAERSGRPDAPLHLVFVPFLARSHFAPLAAKAADACRQSGGVTTAAIVTTPHFASLAPPGVPVHVAGFRCPGGHEDFSHLQLQGVDDEASSAPAFFSAAEAALAPALEAALRDHDGPAAVVSDAVLYWAPRVARECGVPHVTFHTIGAFAAAAMVAVHLHRPEPFPDPFDVPGGFPHPVKLRRAQVNEEALAHFPLFRAAEAESCAVVFNSFSALEANFAAYYQSQLAGRPKKVFLVGPVLAAAAAASPRAVNGGAERDPILQWLDGRPAGSVVYVCFGSTCALGESQLRELATGLRASRRPFLWVIPAPGGEGGAAREERASSHGMVVAGRWAPQAEILAHRAVGGFVTHCGWNSVLEAVRAGVPLATWPLRAEQFVNEAFLVEVLRVGVRVREEADQVEALVPAGAVTRAVGRLMGNGQGEAEADAARRARARELGAAARAAVAEGGSSCRHWTGLVEELKALHGRDSDPQM, from the coding sequence ATGGGGGGCCCAATCCCACACGGATGTCTCTCTCCCCCCCAACCCACACCAGAAAAGGAAGCCCAGCCCATCCACCGCGAACCATCCGCACCAACCACGAAGCCGAGCCGCGACATGTCGCCGCCAGCCGAGCGATCCGGCCGTCCGGACGCGCCTCTCCACCTCGTCTTCGTACCATTCCTCGCGCGCAGCCACTTCGCGCCCCTCGCCGCCAAAGCCGCCGACGCGTGCAGGCAGAGCGGCGGCGTTACCACGGCCGCCATCGTCACCACGCCGCACTTCGCGTCCCTCGCGCCGCCGGGCGTGCCGGTGCACGTGGCGGGGTTCCGCTGCCCCGGCGGGCACGAGGACTtctcccacctccagctccaggGCGTCGATGACgaggcctcctccgcgccggcctTCTTCTCAGCCGCGGAGGCCGCGCTGGCGCCGGCGCTCGAGGCCGCCCTCCGCGACCACGACGGCCCCGCGGCGGTCGTCTCGGACGCCGTGCTCTACTGGGCCCCGCGCGTCGCGCGCGAGTGCGGCGTCCCGCACGTCACGTTCCACACCATCGGCGccttcgccgcggccgccatggtcgccgtcCACCTCCACCGGCCCGAGCCCTTCCCGGACCCGTTCGACGTCCCCGGCGGGTTCCCGCACCCCGTGAAGCTGCGCAGGGCGCAGGTCAACGAGGAGGCTCTCGCGCACTTCCCTCTCTtccgcgccgccgaggccgagaGCTGCGCCGTCGTATTCAACAGCTTCTCGGCGCTTGAGGCCAACTTCGCCGCCTACTACCAGAGCCAGCTCGCCGGGCGTCCCAAGAAGGTGTTCCTCGTCGGCCCcgtgcttgccgccgccgccgccgcctctccccgcgccgtcaacggcggcgcggagcgggaCCCCATCCTGCAGTGGCTCGACGGCCGCCCGGCGGGGTCGGTGGTGTACGTGTGCTTCGGAAGCACGTGCGCGCTGGGCGAGAGCCAGCTCCGCGAGCTCGCCACCGGGCTGCGCGCGTCGCGCCGGCCGTTCCTCTGGGTGATCCCGGCGCCCGGCGGGGAGGGTGGCGCGGCCCGGGAGGAGCGCGCGTCCAGCCACGGCATGGTGGTGGCCGGGCGGTGGGCGCCGCAGGCGGAGATCCTGGCGCACCGCGCGGTGGGCGGGTTCGTGACCCACTGCGGTTGGAACTCGGTGCTGGAGGCCGTGCGCGCCGGCGTGCCGCTCGCGACGTGGCCGCTCCGCGCCGAGCAGTTCGTGAACGAGGCGTTCCTGGTGGAGGTGCTCCGCGTGGGCGTGCGGGTGCGGGAGGAGGCGGACCAGGTGGAGGCCCTGGTGCCGGCCGGTGCGGTGACGCGCGCCGTGGGGAGGCTCATGGGAAACGGCcaaggcgaggcggaggcggacgcggcgaggagggccaggGCCAGGGAGCTCGGCGctgcggcgcgtgcggcggtAGCGGAGGGCGGCTCGTCGTGCCGTCACTGGACAGGGCTGGTAGAAGAGCTCAAGGCGTTACACGGTCGCGACAGCGATCCGCAGATGTGA
- the LOC120649931 gene encoding probable pathogenesis-related protein ARB_02861: MDILDHSDDEEEQGRYATSSGRRRPGSRFGARRLKRRPGGSHQHSLLMDCVAGSGGDGDGASEETVPLPDYERLSQSAPLPEEPPGDDANNPPPAPVAPAKQAAASPPQPPPPPPTTQQKPAAWRLIEYVRSRHKSGGAGAASGCGAASDGDSKSSEDGDDGSEDGKKDKAKKKKRSSWLPDPDRRWPVQGFY, from the coding sequence ATGGACATCCTGGATCACTCGGACGATGAGGAGGAGCAGGGCCGGTACGCCACCAGCAGcggcaggaggaggccaggctCCAGGTTCGGCGCGCGGCGGCTGAAGCGGAGGCCCGGCGGGAGCCACCAGCACTCGCTGCTCATGGACTGcgtcgccggcagcggcggcgacggggacggTGCGTCGGAGGAGACCGTGCCGCTACCGGACTACGAGCGGCTCTCACAGTCCGCGCCCCTCCCCGAAGAGCCTCCAGGTGACGATGCCAACaacccgccgccggctccggtGGCGCCGGCAaagcaggcggcggcgtccccgccgcagcctcccccgccgccgccgacaacgCAGCAGAaaccggcggcgtggaggctgATCGAGTACGTGCGGTCCAGGCACAAATCGGGGGGCGCCGGGGCCGCCAGCGGGTGCGGCGCCGCGTCGGACGGCGACTCGAAGAGCTCCGAGGACGGCGATGACGGCAGCGAGGACGGGAAGAAGGACAAGgctaagaagaagaagcgctCGTCGTGGCTGCCGGACCCCGACCGCCGGTGGCCGGTGCAGGGCTTCTACTAG
- the LOC120649930 gene encoding BTB/POZ domain-containing protein At1g63850-like has product MSLRKRQRSASSSRLAAFCSPPSPSPPPPSSASASSPDSLSFPNADLLLRLHHDPSSPDDADTKPGTDCDLYAAPGAFLDLHVSSASLLRSRYFATLLSDRWSPSPFAAAGGRLSLAVAAAPSCPRPFHAHVEVLRLLHTLDFAGAIRSPGDALDLLPVALQLLFDACVEACIRFLEAVPWSEEEEARVIDIAPLLPADEAADLLARVSPSPIAPGPSSAEGEAARSPSEAMLHGLIRSAIHGHPVHAATKAFVAMLLKDYPSRDCVRKVLDEAFLSRLETVKELMGKYASPDFRIAVGSDEREAIQKLNLQSVALNVKHLYWLIERMVDLRVADNAVTLWSDQAALATDLQKLLSDADMWRNMTPGLPMLVTRCTLRLANSVVTGETLVPRQVRMKLVSCWLPVLNVCRNIVQPMQLHKSTNCQELEEVFLQIISTLPVPEAQELLRQCLGFSTRNVDDCPHLGAAFKTWFRRAGRAPLGGDN; this is encoded by the exons aTGTCCCTCCGCAAGCGCCAGCGCTCGGCGAGCAgctcccgcctcgccgccttctgctcgccgccgtccccgtcccctccccctccctcctctgcttccgCCTCCTCCCCCGACTCGCTCTCCTTCCCCAACGCCGACCTCCTCCTGCGCCTCCACCACGACCCGTCTTCTCCCGACGACGCCGATACCAAGCCCGGCACCGACTGCGACCTCTACGCCGCCCCCGGAGCATTCCTCGACCTGCACGTCTCGTCGGCTTCCCTCCTCCGCTCCCGCTACTTCGCCACCCTCCTCTCCGATCGCTGGTCCCCGTCCCCCTTCGCCGCTGCGGGTGGCCGTCTCTccctcgccgtggcggcggccccTTCCTGCCCCCGCCCATTCCACGCCCACGTCGAGGTGCTACGCCTCCTCCACACGCTCGACTTCGCGGGCGCCATCCGCTCCCCAGGCGATGCCCTGGACCTCCTCCCCGTCGCGCTCCAGCTCCTCTTCGACGCCTGCGTCGAGGCGTGCATTCGCTTCCTTGAGGCGGTGCCCTGGTCTGAAGAGGAGGAAGCCCGCGTCATTGACATCGCGCCGCTCCTTCCCGCCGATGAGGCAGCCGACCTGCTCGCCAGGGTCTCCCCTTCCCCGATCGCCCCGGGTCCCTCTTCCGCTGAAGGGGAGGCCGCCAGGTCGCCCTCCGAGGCCATGCTGCACGGCCTGATCCGCTCGGCGATCCACGGCCACCCCGTCCACGCTGCCACCAAGGCTTTCGTCGCGATGCTCCTGAAGGACTACCCGTCGCGGGACTGCGTCCGCAAGGTGCTCGATGAGGCATTTCTGTCGCGCCTGGAGACAGTGAAGGAGCTCATGGGCAAGTACGCGAGCCCGGACTTCAGGATCGCGGTGGGCAGTGACGAACGCGAGGCCATACAAAAGCTGAACCTGCAGTCTGTGGCGTTGAATGTGAAGCACCTGTATTGGCTCATTGAGAGGATGGTCGATCTGAGGGTGGCGGATAATGCAGTGACGCTGTGGAGTGATCAGGCTGCACTGGCTACTGATTTGCAGAAGTTGCTGAGTGACGCAGACATGTGGAGAAACATGACACCTGGGCTGCCGATGCTTGTGACAAGGTGCACACTCAGGCTTGCCAATTCAGTCGTTACTGGGGAGACTCTGGTACCTCGGCAG GTGAGGATGAAGCTCGTCAGTTGCTGGCTCCCTGTCCTAAATGTCTGCAGGAACATAGTCCAACCAATGCAGCTCCACAAATCAACGAACTGCCAAGAGTTGGAGGAGGTGTTTCTTCAGATCATCTCCACTCTGCCCGTCCCAGAGGCCCAGGAGCTGCTGCGCCAATGCCTTGGGTTCTCGACCCGCAACGTCGACGACTGCCCTCATCTAGGGGCCGCGTTCAAGACGTGGTTCCGGCGCGCTGGCCGGGCTCCTCTGGGCGGGGACAACTGA